In Arenicella xantha, the genomic window TTTTTGCCGGTAGTTCGTCAAATGCGAAGTAATAATCATCTGCATGGTCGCTTGAAAAGGCTGAGCGCGCGCGCAGATTTTGTCCATCTGCGCCACATAGTTCTCAAAGCCGTATTCGCACACCTCTTGCAAGGCTTGTTCTTTGGAGCGGAAGTAGTAATACAAACTACCTTGCTTAATGCCCATCACAGCGGCAATGTCTTGCGTTGTCGCTCCATGAAATCCCTTATCAGCAAATACTTGCGCTGCCGCTTCGATCGCCACAACCTTTTTCTGAGCGTATTTATTGCTCATTACCGGCGTTTCAATAGTCTTCGAAGTTGATTTCATTGGCGCATTATAGGGATCCTCGCCGAAATGTCTAAATTTTTTCTATAGATTAATAGATTAATTAGTTATATAGATATATTTAATATATTTTTCAATGACTTAATTCTATATTCCTATCGAATAAAATCATAATCAAGACTTTTATGCGGAATATATTGCACACAGGCAAAAACCCGCTAGCATGGAACACAAACAAAACAGAATCAATTGCGCTGCATGCTTACACAACGTTTAAAACAGATTGGTCCCGGCATGTTAGTAGCCGCGGCGTTTATTGGACCAGGCACAGTTACCGCCAGCACTTTAGCCGGCGCGAACTTCGGCTACGTTCTATTGTGGGCACTCCTATTCGCTACACTCGCCACCATGGCATTACAAGAAATGACGGCGCGGCTCGGAACCGTTGCCCAGCGAGGTCTCGGGGAAGCGCTCGCTGAAATGCTACAACACTCATGGTTCAAGTGGCCGATGACCGCACTGGTGCTGGTGGCGCTATACGGTGGTAATGCAGCCTACGAAGGAGGTAATTTAGCAG contains:
- a CDS encoding TetR/AcrR family transcriptional regulator, with the translated sequence MKSTSKTIETPVMSNKYAQKKVVAIEAAAQVFADKGFHGATTQDIAAVMGIKQGSLYYYFRSKEQALQEVCEYGFENYVAQMDKICARAQPFQATMQMIITSHLTNYRQKNNAMKVHNDQRLYLPKERRVLLKELGTKYRRLLESTISDGISSNALRADIDPHFVAYSIIGICNSWGAYLVRDEALDLFDTIEQCADLVLRGILN